The Cervus canadensis isolate Bull #8, Minnesota chromosome 29, ASM1932006v1, whole genome shotgun sequence genome includes a window with the following:
- the CDC42BPG gene encoding serine/threonine-protein kinase MRCK gamma isoform X6: MERRLRALERLARGEAGGGPGLDGLLDLLLGLHHELSSAPLRRERNVAQFLSWVGPFVAKVKELRLQRDDFEILKVIGRGAFGEVAVVRQRDSGQIFAMKMLHKWEMLKRAETACFREERDVLVKGDSRWVTALHYAFQDEEYLYLVMDYYAGGDLLTLLSRFEDRLPPELAQFYLAEMVLAIHSLHQLGYVHRDVKPDNILLDMNGHIRLADFGSCLRLNNSGMVDSSVAVGTPDYISPEILQAMEEGKGHYGPQCDWWSLGVCAYELLFGETPFYAESLVETYGKIMNHEDHLQFPPDVPDVPASARDLIRQLLCRQEDRLGRGGLDDFRNHPFFEGVDWERLATTTAPYIPELRGPMDTSNFDVDDDTLNHPGTLPPPSHGTFLGHHLPFVGFTYTSGSPGPESSSEQLAPLERKLRCLEQEKLELSRKLQEALQSPSDHRELEQLRKEVQTLQDRLSETLGDSKADGCPTGSPGQDSDLRQERDLLLQELAEAQAGQQSQARELREAKGRQEELLRKLQEAQEREAAMARQTQALNSQLEEARDAQSQLQAQVAALKRDVTQLQRQREQSPEKASTQVKTVHTTSETNGTGSPEGGGPQETQLKQEVAALRAQLEQARDQGPSGKEEALCRLQEENRRLSQEQERLMEELEREQQSKQRLEGERRETESNWEAQIADILTWVNDEKVSRGYLQALATKMAEELESLRNVGTQTLPSRPLDHQWKARRLQKMEASARLELQSALEAEIRAKQGLQERLTQAQEAQLRAESRLQEAEKRHQALQQELAALREELRARGPADTKPSNSLIPFLSFRSSEKDSAKDAGTSGEVPELRPEGRRSLRLGAVFPRTPAATTPPAESPPAKPGSHTLRPRSFPSPTKCLRCTSLMLGLGRQGLGCDVCGYFCHPTCAPQAPPCPVPPDLLHTALGVHPETGTGTAYEGFLSVPRPSGVRRGWQRVFAALSDSRLLLFDAPDPKLSPASGALLQALDLRDPQFSAAPVLAPDVIHAQSKDLPRIFRVTASQLTVPPATCTVLLLADSEGERERWLQVLGELQRLLLDARPRPRPVYTLKEAYDNGLPLLPHALCAAVVDQERLALGTEEGLFVIHLHSNDIFQVGECRRVQRLAVSPAAGLLVALCGRGPSVRLFALAELENVEAAGAKIPESRGCQALAAGRILQARTPVLCVAVKRQVLCYQLGPGPGPWQRRIRELQAPAPVQSLGLLGDRLCVGAAGTFALYPLLNEAAPLALGAGLVPEELPPSRGGLGEALGAVELSLSEFLLLFTTAGVYVDSAGRKSRMQELLWPAAPTGWGYAAPYLTVFSENAIDVFDVRRAEWVQTVPLKKVRPLNPEGSLFLFGTEKVRLTYLRNPLAEKDEFDIPNLTDNSRRQLFRTKSKRRFFFRVSEELLQQQRREMLKDPFVRSKLISTPTNFNHLVHVGPADGRPSARDLPPVAAEEKARGARGSGPQRPHSFSEASRRPASMGSDGLAKDADPSKDSLTASATSASLPHVVTPFGRFKSDPGFSSPRSSCSWSSEEEALDFSVQRICVLPPGISEPCGLPDTGLRTTPEPPPSP; this comes from the exons ATGGAGCGGCGGCTGCGCGCGCTGGAGCGGCTGGCGCGGGGCGAGGCCGGCGGCGGCCCGGGGCTCGACGGCCTCCTGGATCTGCTGCTGGGGCTGCACCACGAGCTCAGCAGCGCCCCCCTGCGGCGGGAGCGCAATGTGGCGCAGTTCCTGAGCTGGG TCGGTCCCTTCGTAGCAAAGGTGAAAGAGCTGCGGCTGCAGAGAGATGACTTTGAGATCTTGAAGGTGATCGGCCGAGGGGCCTTCGGGGAG GTTGCTGTGGTGAGGCAGAGGGACAGTGGGCAGATTTTTGCCATGAAAATGCTGCACAAATGGGAGATGCTGAAGCGGGCTGAG ACGGCCTGTTTCCGGGAGGAGCGGGATGTTCTGGTGAAGGGGGACAGCCGCTGGGTGACCGCTCTGCATTATGCTTTCCAAGATGAGGAGTATCTG TACCTGGTGATGGATTACTACGCTGGAGGGGACCTCCTTACTCTGCTGAGCCGCTTTGAAGACCGCCTCCCGCCCGAGCTGGCGCAGTTCTACCTGGCTGAGATGGTGCTGGCCATCCACTCACTGCATCAGTTGGGCTACGTCCACAG ggatgTCAAGCCAGACAATATCCTGCTGGACATGAACGGGCACATCCGCTTGGCCGACTTTGGCTCCTGCCTACGTCTCAACAACAGTGGCATG GTGGACTCATCGGTGGCAGTGGGGACACCGGACTACATCTCCCCTGAGATCCTGCAGGccatggaggagggcaagggCCACTACGGCCCACAGTGCGACTGGTGGTCCCTGGGGGTCTGTGCCTACGAGCTGCTCTTCGGGGAGACGCCCTTCTATGCTGAATCTCTGGTGGAAACCTACGGCAAGATCATGAACCATGAG GACCACCTGCAGTTCCCCCCAGATGTGCCCGATGTGCCGGCCAGTGCCCGAGACCTGATCCGCCAGCTGCTGTGCCGCCAGGAGGACCGTCTGGGCCGCGGAGGGCTGGACGACTTCCGGAACCATCCCTTCTTTGAAGGCGTGGACTGGGAGAGGCTGGCAACCACCACTGCCCCCTACATCCCCGAGCTGCGCGGACCCATGGACACCTCCAACTTTGATGTGGACGATGACACCCTCAACCATCCA GGAACCCTGCCGCCACCCTCCCACGGGACTTTCTTAGGCCACCACCTGCCATTCGTGGGCTTCACTTACACCTCAGGCAG TCCCGGCCCCGAGAGCAGCTCTGAGCAGTTGGCTCCCCTGGAGCGGAAGCTCCGCTGTCTGGAGCAGGAGAAGCTAGAGCTGAGCCGGAAGCTCCAAG AGGCTCTGCAGTCCCCCTCGGACCATCGGGAGCTGGAGCAGCTGCGGAAGGAAGTGCAGACTCTGCAGGACAGGCTGTCAG AGACGCTGGGGGACAGCAAGGCGGACGGGTGTCCGACTGGCAGCCCAGGCCAGGACAGTGACCTGCGGCAGGAGAGAGATCTGCTCCTCCAG GAGCTGGCTGAGGCTCAGGCGGGGCAGCAGTCACAGGCGCGGGAGCTTCGAGAGGCCAAGGGGCGGCAGGAGGAGCTGCTCCGGAAgctgcaggaggcccaggagagAGAGGCAGCCATGGCCAGACAGACCCAAGCCCTGAACTCCCAGCTGGAGGAAGCCCGCGATGCCCAGAGCCAG CTGCAAGCTCAGGTGGCCGCCCTGAAGCGAGATGTGACTCAGCTCCAGAGACAGCGGGAACAAAGCCCGGAGAAGGCGTCTACCCAGGTCAAG ACCGTCCACACCACCTCTGAGACCAATGGCACGGGATCGCCTGAGGGTGGCGGGCCCCaggagacacagctgaagcaggAGGTGGCCGCGCTGCGTGCACAACTGGAGCAGGCCCGTGACCAGGG GCCGAGCGGCAAGGAGGAGGCGCTGTGCCGGCTGCAGGAGGAGAACCGGCGGCTGAGCCAAGAGCAGGAGCGG CTCATGGAAGAGCTGGAGCGGGAACAGCAGAGCAAGCAGAGGCTGGAAGGTGAGCGGCGGGAGACGGAGAGCAACTGGGAGGCCCAGATCGCTGACATCCTCACCTG GGTGAATGATGAGAAGGTGTCAAGAGGCTACCTGCAGGCACTGGCCACCAAGATGGCTGAGGAACTGGAGTCCTTGCGGAACGTGGGCACCCAGACTCTCCCTTCCCGGCCGCTG GACCACCAGTGGAAGGCACGGAGGCTGCAGAAGATGGAGGCGTCAGCCAGGCTGGAGCTGCAGTCAGCGCTGGAGGCCGAGATCCGGGCCAAGCAAGGCCTGCAGGAGCGGCTGACGCAGGCACAGGAGGCCCAGCTGCGGGCTGAGAG CCGTCTGCAGGAGGCCGAGAAGCGGCACCAGGCCTTGCAGCAGGAGCTGGCGGCGCTGCGGGAGGAGCTGCGGGCGCGTGGGCCGGCGG ACACCAAGCCTTCAAACTCCCTGATTCCCTTCCTGTCCTTCCGGAGCTCAGAG AAGGATTCCGCCAAAGATGCGGGCACCTCCGGAGAGGTGCCGGAGCTGAGGCCGGAGGGCCGCCGCAGCCTGCGACTGGGG GCCGTGTTCCCCAGGACGCCTGCTGCCACCACACCCCCTGCAGAAAGTCCCCCTGCAAAG CCCGGCTCACACACGCTGCGTCCCCGGAGCTTCCCATCCCCCACCAAGTGTCTCCGCTGCACCTCACTGATGCTGGGCCTGGGCCGCCAGGGCCTAGGCTGTGACG TCTGCGGCTACTTCTGTCACCCGACTTGTGCCCCACAGGCCCCCCCCTGCCCTGTGCCCCCTGACCTCCTCCACACAGCCCTGGGAGTGCACCCCGAAACGGGCACGGGCACCGCCTACGAGGGCTTCCTGTCG GTGCCACGGCCCTCGGGTGTCCGGCGGGGCTGGCAGCGAGTGTTCGCCGCCCTCAGCGACTCGCGCCTGCTGCTCTTCGATGCCCCAGACCCGAAGCTCAGCCCAGCCAGCGGGGCCCTCCTGCAGGCTCTGGATCTGAG GGACCCCCAGTTCTCAGCCGCCCCTGTCCTGGCCCCTGATGTTATCCACGCCCAATCCAAGGACCTGCCTCGCATCTTTAGG GTGACGGCCTCCCAGCTGACCGTGCCGCCCGCCACGTGCACCGTGCTGCTGCTGGCGGACAGCGAGGGCGAGCGGGAGCGCTGGCTGCAGGTGCTGGGCGAACTGCAGCGGCTGCTGCTGGACgcgcggccccggccccggcctgTGTACACCCTGAAGGAGGCCTACGACAACGGGCTGCCGCTGCTGCCCCACGCACTCTGCGCCGCCGTCGTTG aCCAGGAACGCCTTGCTCTGGGCACCGAGGAAGGGCTGTTTGTGATCCATCTGCACAGTAACG ACATCTTCCAGGTGGGCGAGTGCCGGCGGGTGCAGCGGCTGGCCGTGAGCCCCGCTGCGGGCCTTCTGGTCGCACTGTGTGGCCGAGGCCCCAGCGTGCGCCTCTTTGCCCTGGCAGAGCTGGAGAACGTGGAGGCGGCTGGCGCCAAGATCCCCGAGTCTCGAGGCTGCCAGGCCCTGGCGGCCGGGCGCATCCTGCAGGCCCGCACCCCCGTGCTCTGCGTTGCGGTCAAGCGCCAGGTGCTCTGCTACCAGCTGGGCCCAGGCCCGGGGCCCTGGCAGCGCCGCATCCGTGAGCTGCAGGCACCAGCCCCTGTGCAGAGCCTGGGGCTGCTGGGCGATCGGCTGTGCGTGGGCGCGGCTGGCACCTTCGCCCTCTACCCGCTGCTCAACGAGGCAGCGCCCTTAGCGCTGGGGGCCGGTCTTGTGCCTGAGGAGCTGCCCCCATCCCGCGGGGGCCTGGGCGAGGCCCTGGGCGCCGTGGAGCTCAGCCTCAGTGAGTTCCTGCTGCTCTTCACCACCGCCGGGGTCTACGTGGACAGCGCCGGCCGCAAGTCTCGCATGCAAGAGCTGCTGTGGCCAGCAGCACCCACGGGCTGGG GTTATGCAGCCCCCTACCTGACAGTGTTCAGCGAGAATGCCATCGACGTGTTCGATGTGAGGAGGGCAGAATGGGTCCAGACCGTGCCACTCAAGAAG GTGCGACCCCTGAACCCAGAGGGCTCCCTGTTCCTCTTTGGTACCGAGAAGGTCCGCCTGACCTACCTCCGGAACCCGCTGGCAG AGAAGGACGAGTTCGACATCCCCAACCTTACGGACAACAGCCGGCGCCAGCTCTTCCGCACCAAGAGCAAGCGACGCTTCTTCTTCCGCGTGTCGGAGGAGCTGCTGCAGCAGCAGCGCAG ggagatgctgaaggacccTTTCGTGCGCTCCAAGCTCATCTCAACGCCCACCAACTTCAACCACCTGGTGCACGTGGGCCCTGCAGACGGGAGACCCAGCGCCAGGGACCTGCCCCCGGTG GCTGCGGAAGAGAAGG
- the CDC42BPG gene encoding serine/threonine-protein kinase MRCK gamma isoform X5 → MERRLRALERLARGEAGGGPGLDGLLDLLLGLHHELSSAPLRRERNVAQFLSWVGPFVAKVKELRLQRDDFEILKVIGRGAFGEVAVVRQRDSGQIFAMKMLHKWEMLKRAETACFREERDVLVKGDSRWVTALHYAFQDEEYLYLVMDYYAGGDLLTLLSRFEDRLPPELAQFYLAEMVLAIHSLHQLGYVHRDVKPDNILLDMNGHIRLADFGSCLRLNNSGMVDSSVAVGTPDYISPEILQAMEEGKGHYGPQCDWWSLGVCAYELLFGETPFYAESLVETYGKIMNHEDHLQFPPDVPDVPASARDLIRQLLCRQEDRLGRGGLDDFRNHPFFEGVDWERLATTTAPYIPELRGPMDTSNFDVDDDTLNHPGTLPPPSHGTFLGHHLPFVGFTYTSGSPGPESSSEQLAPLERKLRCLEQEKLELSRKLQEALQSPSDHRELEQLRKEVQTLQDRLSETLGDSKADGCPTGSPGQDSDLRQERDLLLQELAEAQAGQQSQARELREAKGRQEELLRKLQEAQEREAAMARQTQALNSQLEEARDAQSQLQAQVAALKRDVTQLQRQREQSPEKASTQVKVTVHTTSETNGTGSPEGGGPQETQLKQEVAALRAQLEQARDQGPSGKEEALCRLQEENRRLSQEQERLMEELEREQQSKQRLEGERRETESNWEAQIADILTWVNDEKVSRGYLQALATKMAEELESLRNVGTQTLPSRPLDHQWKARRLQKMEASARLELQSALEAEIRAKQGLQERLTQAQEAQLRAESRLQEAEKRHQALQQELAALREELRARGPADTKPSNSLIPFLSFRSSEKDSAKDAGTSGEVPELRPEGRRSLRLGAVFPRTPAATTPPAESPPAKPGSHTLRPRSFPSPTKCLRCTSLMLGLGRQGLGCDVCGYFCHPTCAPQAPPCPVPPDLLHTALGVHPETGTGTAYEGFLSVPRPSGVRRGWQRVFAALSDSRLLLFDAPDPKLSPASGALLQALDLRDPQFSAAPVLAPDVIHAQSKDLPRIFRVTASQLTVPPATCTVLLLADSEGERERWLQVLGELQRLLLDARPRPRPVYTLKEAYDNGLPLLPHALCAAVVDQERLALGTEEGLFVIHLHSNDIFQVGECRRVQRLAVSPAAGLLVALCGRGPSVRLFALAELENVEAAGAKIPESRGCQALAAGRILQARTPVLCVAVKRQVLCYQLGPGPGPWQRRIRELQAPAPVQSLGLLGDRLCVGAAGTFALYPLLNEAAPLALGAGLVPEELPPSRGGLGEALGAVELSLSEFLLLFTTAGVYVDSAGRKSRMQELLWPAAPTGWGYAAPYLTVFSENAIDVFDVRRAEWVQTVPLKKVRPLNPEGSLFLFGTEKVRLTYLRNPLAEKDEFDIPNLTDNSRRQLFRTKSKRRFFFRVSEELLQQQRREMLKDPFVRSKLISTPTNFNHLVHVGPADGRPSARDLPPVAAEEKARGARGSGPQRPHSFSEASRRPASMGSDGLAKDADPSKDSLTASATSASLPHVVTPFGRFKSDPGFSSPRSSCSWSSEEEALDFSVQRICVLPPGISEPCGLPDTGLRTTPEPPPSP, encoded by the exons ATGGAGCGGCGGCTGCGCGCGCTGGAGCGGCTGGCGCGGGGCGAGGCCGGCGGCGGCCCGGGGCTCGACGGCCTCCTGGATCTGCTGCTGGGGCTGCACCACGAGCTCAGCAGCGCCCCCCTGCGGCGGGAGCGCAATGTGGCGCAGTTCCTGAGCTGGG TCGGTCCCTTCGTAGCAAAGGTGAAAGAGCTGCGGCTGCAGAGAGATGACTTTGAGATCTTGAAGGTGATCGGCCGAGGGGCCTTCGGGGAG GTTGCTGTGGTGAGGCAGAGGGACAGTGGGCAGATTTTTGCCATGAAAATGCTGCACAAATGGGAGATGCTGAAGCGGGCTGAG ACGGCCTGTTTCCGGGAGGAGCGGGATGTTCTGGTGAAGGGGGACAGCCGCTGGGTGACCGCTCTGCATTATGCTTTCCAAGATGAGGAGTATCTG TACCTGGTGATGGATTACTACGCTGGAGGGGACCTCCTTACTCTGCTGAGCCGCTTTGAAGACCGCCTCCCGCCCGAGCTGGCGCAGTTCTACCTGGCTGAGATGGTGCTGGCCATCCACTCACTGCATCAGTTGGGCTACGTCCACAG ggatgTCAAGCCAGACAATATCCTGCTGGACATGAACGGGCACATCCGCTTGGCCGACTTTGGCTCCTGCCTACGTCTCAACAACAGTGGCATG GTGGACTCATCGGTGGCAGTGGGGACACCGGACTACATCTCCCCTGAGATCCTGCAGGccatggaggagggcaagggCCACTACGGCCCACAGTGCGACTGGTGGTCCCTGGGGGTCTGTGCCTACGAGCTGCTCTTCGGGGAGACGCCCTTCTATGCTGAATCTCTGGTGGAAACCTACGGCAAGATCATGAACCATGAG GACCACCTGCAGTTCCCCCCAGATGTGCCCGATGTGCCGGCCAGTGCCCGAGACCTGATCCGCCAGCTGCTGTGCCGCCAGGAGGACCGTCTGGGCCGCGGAGGGCTGGACGACTTCCGGAACCATCCCTTCTTTGAAGGCGTGGACTGGGAGAGGCTGGCAACCACCACTGCCCCCTACATCCCCGAGCTGCGCGGACCCATGGACACCTCCAACTTTGATGTGGACGATGACACCCTCAACCATCCA GGAACCCTGCCGCCACCCTCCCACGGGACTTTCTTAGGCCACCACCTGCCATTCGTGGGCTTCACTTACACCTCAGGCAG TCCCGGCCCCGAGAGCAGCTCTGAGCAGTTGGCTCCCCTGGAGCGGAAGCTCCGCTGTCTGGAGCAGGAGAAGCTAGAGCTGAGCCGGAAGCTCCAAG AGGCTCTGCAGTCCCCCTCGGACCATCGGGAGCTGGAGCAGCTGCGGAAGGAAGTGCAGACTCTGCAGGACAGGCTGTCAG AGACGCTGGGGGACAGCAAGGCGGACGGGTGTCCGACTGGCAGCCCAGGCCAGGACAGTGACCTGCGGCAGGAGAGAGATCTGCTCCTCCAG GAGCTGGCTGAGGCTCAGGCGGGGCAGCAGTCACAGGCGCGGGAGCTTCGAGAGGCCAAGGGGCGGCAGGAGGAGCTGCTCCGGAAgctgcaggaggcccaggagagAGAGGCAGCCATGGCCAGACAGACCCAAGCCCTGAACTCCCAGCTGGAGGAAGCCCGCGATGCCCAGAGCCAG CTGCAAGCTCAGGTGGCCGCCCTGAAGCGAGATGTGACTCAGCTCCAGAGACAGCGGGAACAAAGCCCGGAGAAGGCGTCTACCCAGGTCAAGGTG ACCGTCCACACCACCTCTGAGACCAATGGCACGGGATCGCCTGAGGGTGGCGGGCCCCaggagacacagctgaagcaggAGGTGGCCGCGCTGCGTGCACAACTGGAGCAGGCCCGTGACCAGGG GCCGAGCGGCAAGGAGGAGGCGCTGTGCCGGCTGCAGGAGGAGAACCGGCGGCTGAGCCAAGAGCAGGAGCGG CTCATGGAAGAGCTGGAGCGGGAACAGCAGAGCAAGCAGAGGCTGGAAGGTGAGCGGCGGGAGACGGAGAGCAACTGGGAGGCCCAGATCGCTGACATCCTCACCTG GGTGAATGATGAGAAGGTGTCAAGAGGCTACCTGCAGGCACTGGCCACCAAGATGGCTGAGGAACTGGAGTCCTTGCGGAACGTGGGCACCCAGACTCTCCCTTCCCGGCCGCTG GACCACCAGTGGAAGGCACGGAGGCTGCAGAAGATGGAGGCGTCAGCCAGGCTGGAGCTGCAGTCAGCGCTGGAGGCCGAGATCCGGGCCAAGCAAGGCCTGCAGGAGCGGCTGACGCAGGCACAGGAGGCCCAGCTGCGGGCTGAGAG CCGTCTGCAGGAGGCCGAGAAGCGGCACCAGGCCTTGCAGCAGGAGCTGGCGGCGCTGCGGGAGGAGCTGCGGGCGCGTGGGCCGGCGG ACACCAAGCCTTCAAACTCCCTGATTCCCTTCCTGTCCTTCCGGAGCTCAGAG AAGGATTCCGCCAAAGATGCGGGCACCTCCGGAGAGGTGCCGGAGCTGAGGCCGGAGGGCCGCCGCAGCCTGCGACTGGGG GCCGTGTTCCCCAGGACGCCTGCTGCCACCACACCCCCTGCAGAAAGTCCCCCTGCAAAG CCCGGCTCACACACGCTGCGTCCCCGGAGCTTCCCATCCCCCACCAAGTGTCTCCGCTGCACCTCACTGATGCTGGGCCTGGGCCGCCAGGGCCTAGGCTGTGACG TCTGCGGCTACTTCTGTCACCCGACTTGTGCCCCACAGGCCCCCCCCTGCCCTGTGCCCCCTGACCTCCTCCACACAGCCCTGGGAGTGCACCCCGAAACGGGCACGGGCACCGCCTACGAGGGCTTCCTGTCG GTGCCACGGCCCTCGGGTGTCCGGCGGGGCTGGCAGCGAGTGTTCGCCGCCCTCAGCGACTCGCGCCTGCTGCTCTTCGATGCCCCAGACCCGAAGCTCAGCCCAGCCAGCGGGGCCCTCCTGCAGGCTCTGGATCTGAG GGACCCCCAGTTCTCAGCCGCCCCTGTCCTGGCCCCTGATGTTATCCACGCCCAATCCAAGGACCTGCCTCGCATCTTTAGG GTGACGGCCTCCCAGCTGACCGTGCCGCCCGCCACGTGCACCGTGCTGCTGCTGGCGGACAGCGAGGGCGAGCGGGAGCGCTGGCTGCAGGTGCTGGGCGAACTGCAGCGGCTGCTGCTGGACgcgcggccccggccccggcctgTGTACACCCTGAAGGAGGCCTACGACAACGGGCTGCCGCTGCTGCCCCACGCACTCTGCGCCGCCGTCGTTG aCCAGGAACGCCTTGCTCTGGGCACCGAGGAAGGGCTGTTTGTGATCCATCTGCACAGTAACG ACATCTTCCAGGTGGGCGAGTGCCGGCGGGTGCAGCGGCTGGCCGTGAGCCCCGCTGCGGGCCTTCTGGTCGCACTGTGTGGCCGAGGCCCCAGCGTGCGCCTCTTTGCCCTGGCAGAGCTGGAGAACGTGGAGGCGGCTGGCGCCAAGATCCCCGAGTCTCGAGGCTGCCAGGCCCTGGCGGCCGGGCGCATCCTGCAGGCCCGCACCCCCGTGCTCTGCGTTGCGGTCAAGCGCCAGGTGCTCTGCTACCAGCTGGGCCCAGGCCCGGGGCCCTGGCAGCGCCGCATCCGTGAGCTGCAGGCACCAGCCCCTGTGCAGAGCCTGGGGCTGCTGGGCGATCGGCTGTGCGTGGGCGCGGCTGGCACCTTCGCCCTCTACCCGCTGCTCAACGAGGCAGCGCCCTTAGCGCTGGGGGCCGGTCTTGTGCCTGAGGAGCTGCCCCCATCCCGCGGGGGCCTGGGCGAGGCCCTGGGCGCCGTGGAGCTCAGCCTCAGTGAGTTCCTGCTGCTCTTCACCACCGCCGGGGTCTACGTGGACAGCGCCGGCCGCAAGTCTCGCATGCAAGAGCTGCTGTGGCCAGCAGCACCCACGGGCTGGG GTTATGCAGCCCCCTACCTGACAGTGTTCAGCGAGAATGCCATCGACGTGTTCGATGTGAGGAGGGCAGAATGGGTCCAGACCGTGCCACTCAAGAAG GTGCGACCCCTGAACCCAGAGGGCTCCCTGTTCCTCTTTGGTACCGAGAAGGTCCGCCTGACCTACCTCCGGAACCCGCTGGCAG AGAAGGACGAGTTCGACATCCCCAACCTTACGGACAACAGCCGGCGCCAGCTCTTCCGCACCAAGAGCAAGCGACGCTTCTTCTTCCGCGTGTCGGAGGAGCTGCTGCAGCAGCAGCGCAG ggagatgctgaaggacccTTTCGTGCGCTCCAAGCTCATCTCAACGCCCACCAACTTCAACCACCTGGTGCACGTGGGCCCTGCAGACGGGAGACCCAGCGCCAGGGACCTGCCCCCGGTG GCTGCGGAAGAGAAGG